The Chroicocephalus ridibundus chromosome 3, bChrRid1.1, whole genome shotgun sequence genome has a segment encoding these proteins:
- the SOCS5 gene encoding suppressor of cytokine signaling 5 — MDKVGKMWNNFKYRCQNLFSHEGGSQNESVVVNSSSCSSAKEKAVQITDLAQQQPSSPLRENIALQLGLSPSKNSARRNQNCVTEIPQIVEISIEKENDSCVTTGARLARRDSYSRHAPWGGKKKHSCSTKTQSSLDTEKRFGRTRSGLQRRERRYGVSSVHDMDAVSNRTVGSRSLRQRLQETVGLCFPMRTYSKQSKPLFSNKRKIHLSELMLEKCPFPAGSDLAQKWHLIKQHTAPVSPHSTFFDTFDPSLVSTEDEEDRLRERRRLSIEEGVDPPPNAQIHTFEATAQVNPLYKLGPKLAPGMTELTGDKNITPPGSCDSEEDTTTLCLQSRRQKQRQMSGESHGHISRQGAWKVHTQIDYIHCLVPDLLQITGNPCYWGVMDRYEAEALLEGKPEGTFLLRDSAQEDYLFSVSFRRYNRSLHARIEQWNHNFSFDAHDPCVFHSSTVTGLLEHYKDPSSCMFFEPLLTVSLNRTFPFSLQYICRAVICRCTTYDGIDDLPLPSMLQDFLKEYHYKQKVRVRWLEREPIKTK; from the coding sequence ATGGATAAAGTGGGAAAGATGTGGAACAACTTCAAATACAGGTGCCAGAATCTTTTCAGTCACGAGGGTGGAAGCCAAAATGAAAGTGTAGTTGTGAACTCCAGTAGTTGTTCATCTGCTAAAGAGAAAGCTGTCCAGATAACCGATTTGGCTCAACAACAACCTAGCAGCCCTTTGAGAGAAAACATTGCTTTGCAATTAGGTTTAAGTCCTTCAAAGAATTCGGCAAGGCGGAACCAAAACTGTGTTACAGAAATTCCTCAGATTGTTGAAATAAGcattgagaaagaaaatgactcGTGTGTCACCACAGGAGCTAGACTTGCTCGAAGGGACTCTTACTCTCGGCATGCTCCTTGGGGTGGGAAGAAGAAGCATTCCTGCTCTACCAAAACCCAGAGCTCCTTGGATACTGAAAAAAGATTTGGTAGAACACGAAGTGGTttgcagaggagagagaggaggtaTGGGGTGAGCTCTGTCCATGATATGGATGCAGTATCAAACAGGACAGTAGGCAGCCGTTCTCTGCGACAGCGTCTCCAAGAAACTGTTGGGCTGTGTTTTCCCATGAGAACTTACAGCAAACAGTCCAAACCTCTGTTTTCTAACAAAAGAAAGATCCATCTCTCTGAACTAATGCTTGAGAAATGCCCTTTTCCTGCAGGCTCAGATCTGGCTCAGAAGTGGCATCTCATTAAACAGCATACAGCGCCTGTGAGTCCTCATTCAACTTTTTTTGACACATTTGATCCTTCCTTGGTTTCCACAGAAGACGAGGAAGACAGGCTCAGAGAGAGACGCAGACTTAGTATTGAAGAAGGGGTTGATCCCCCTCCCAATGCCCAAATACATACTTTTGAAGCTACAGCACAGGTTAATCCATTGTATAAACTGGGACCAAAGTTAGCCCCTGGTATGACTGAGCTGACCGGGGACAAAAACATAACACCTCCAGGGAGCTGTGACTCTGAAGAGGACACAACAACACTTTGTCTGCAGTCACGCAGGCAGAAGCAGCGTCAGATGTCTGGAGAGAGCCACGGCCATATCAGCAGGCAGGGGGCTTGGAAAGTGCATACTCAAATTGATTACATCCATTGCCTTGTGCCAGACTTACTTCAGATCACAGGTAACCCATGTTACTGGGGCGTGATGGACCGCTATGAAGCAGAAGCACTTCTGGAGGGTAAACCCGAAGGCACTTTTTTGCTCAGGGATTCTGCGCAAGAGGACTACCTCTTCTCTGTGAGCTTCCGTCGTTATAACCGATCGCTACATGCACGCATTGAGCAGTGGAATCACAACTTTAGTTTCGATGCCCACGATCCCTGTGTGTTTCACTCCTCCACTGTTACAGGGCTTCTGGAACACTACAAAGACCCTAGCTCTTGCATGTTCTTTGAACCATTACTTACTGTATCTCTGAACAGGACTTTCCCCTTTAGTCTGCAGTATATCTGCCGGGCAGTAATCTGCAGGTGCACTACGTATGATGGAATTGATGACCTTCCTCTACCCTCAATGTTGCAAGACTTTCTAAAGGAGTATCACTATAAACAAAAAGTCAGGGTGCGATGGCTGGAGCGGGAACccataaaaacaaagtaa